A single Sphingomonas sp. IW22 DNA region contains:
- a CDS encoding ABC transporter permease, whose product MSWAALWRIARRDLHAGFRGLRLLFVCLFLGVATLATIGSLTASITSELAARGRVILGGDVEVEMTQREALPDERAVMQQGTAGFSETIRIRAMVNGPARPGTPGAVLTELKGVDSAYPLTGNLRVEGAGPPLGKDMVLVDRALADRLLLRVGDSLRYGTAWFRVAGIIVEEPDRVGEGFTLGPVAIVSLEGLRQTGLVQPGALYETKYRLTLPATAAPDGVVERLKARFPAAGWEYKTRERAAPGADRFFQRLGQFLSLIGLAALVIAGIGVGNGVGAYLASKRGGIATLKVLGATTRDIARIYLMQIGAVALLAVASGLAVGAALPSVIVALVGDLLPVRPATGLHALPLLTSGTFGLLIAFAFALPPLARARSLPAAALFRDLVERPVRPDARTLGGVALAAGAVVVLAIATARDPLFAAAVLASVAGVLIILAGLGHVIRRIAARLPRQRAPLLRLAIANLHRPGSQTVALVIALGLALTLFVTLAAIQTSLDAEIERAVPARAPDQFVLDVPSDQRARFEALVQRNAPGATLNVVPSLRGTITAFGGTRVADLATLPDDAWFLRGERGVTYSATLPQGSVLTAGKWWPADYAGPPLVSLDREAARAMDVGVGDTLTISILGREIEAQIANLREIHWETMGFNYIMVFSPNTLAAAPHSLTATIEMQDRYQGAVTRALLAAFPSASIIATREIVGQVRTILDQMAAAILLSASVAILAGIAVLVGAIAASRAARTYDSTILKTLGATRAQVLGAQAVEYALLAAVLAALALALGIGAAWFVIVQVFEFGWAPDWATVLATLLGGAMLTLGIGLAGSWPVLSARPAAVLRRL is encoded by the coding sequence ATGAGCTGGGCCGCACTGTGGCGCATCGCGCGCCGCGATCTTCATGCGGGGTTCCGGGGCCTCAGGCTGTTGTTCGTCTGCCTGTTTCTGGGCGTGGCGACGCTGGCGACGATCGGCAGCCTTACCGCGTCGATCACGTCCGAACTGGCGGCGCGCGGTCGCGTCATACTGGGCGGCGATGTTGAGGTCGAGATGACCCAGCGGGAGGCATTGCCCGACGAACGCGCAGTGATGCAACAGGGCACCGCCGGCTTTTCTGAAACGATCCGCATCCGCGCGATGGTGAACGGCCCCGCACGGCCCGGAACGCCGGGCGCGGTGCTGACCGAGTTGAAGGGCGTGGACAGCGCCTATCCCCTGACCGGCAATCTGCGCGTCGAGGGCGCCGGTCCACCGCTTGGCAAAGATATGGTGCTGGTCGACCGCGCACTGGCCGACCGGCTGCTGCTGCGCGTCGGGGACAGCCTGCGCTATGGCACCGCATGGTTCCGGGTGGCAGGCATCATCGTTGAGGAGCCCGACCGGGTGGGCGAAGGCTTCACGCTCGGTCCGGTCGCGATCGTTTCATTGGAGGGGCTGCGCCAGACCGGGCTGGTCCAGCCCGGCGCGCTGTATGAGACTAAATACCGCCTGACCCTGCCCGCTACCGCCGCCCCGGACGGTGTGGTGGAACGGCTGAAGGCACGCTTCCCCGCCGCTGGTTGGGAATACAAGACGCGGGAGCGCGCCGCCCCGGGCGCCGACCGCTTCTTTCAGCGGCTGGGCCAGTTCCTGTCGCTGATCGGCCTCGCCGCGCTGGTGATTGCGGGGATCGGGGTGGGCAATGGCGTTGGCGCCTATCTGGCGTCCAAGCGCGGCGGGATCGCGACACTGAAGGTGCTGGGCGCGACCACGCGCGATATTGCGCGCATCTATCTGATGCAGATCGGGGCGGTCGCACTGCTGGCGGTGGCGAGCGGCCTGGCCGTCGGTGCCGCGCTGCCGTCGGTGATCGTCGCATTGGTGGGCGACTTGCTGCCCGTGCGACCGGCCACCGGTCTTCACGCGCTTCCCCTGCTGACCAGCGGCACCTTCGGCCTGCTGATCGCATTCGCCTTTGCACTGCCGCCACTTGCGCGTGCCCGCTCGCTTCCGGCGGCGGCGCTGTTTCGCGATCTGGTCGAGCGGCCGGTAAGGCCCGATGCGCGGACGCTGGGCGGTGTGGCGCTGGCGGCAGGCGCCGTCGTCGTGCTGGCCATCGCCACGGCGCGCGATCCGTTGTTCGCGGCAGCGGTGCTGGCCAGTGTGGCGGGCGTGCTGATCATCCTGGCGGGGCTGGGCCATGTTATTCGGCGGATTGCCGCGCGCCTGCCGCGTCAGCGCGCGCCGCTGCTGCGGCTTGCCATCGCCAATCTGCACCGTCCGGGATCGCAGACGGTGGCGCTGGTCATCGCACTGGGGCTGGCGTTGACGCTGTTCGTTACGCTGGCGGCGATCCAGACCAGTCTGGATGCGGAAATCGAACGCGCCGTTCCGGCCCGCGCGCCCGACCAGTTCGTCCTCGACGTACCCTCCGATCAGCGGGCGCGGTTCGAGGCGCTGGTCCAGCGAAACGCCCCCGGCGCGACGCTGAACGTCGTACCGTCGCTTCGTGGCACGATCACCGCGTTCGGCGGCACGCGCGTCGCGGATCTGGCGACGCTGCCCGACGATGCCTGGTTCCTGCGCGGCGAGCGCGGCGTGACCTATTCCGCCACCCTGCCGCAGGGGAGCGTGCTGACAGCGGGCAAATGGTGGCCAGCCGACTATGCCGGTCCGCCGCTCGTCTCGCTCGACCGCGAAGCGGCGCGGGCGATGGATGTCGGCGTGGGTGACACGCTGACGATCAGTATCCTTGGCCGCGAGATCGAGGCGCAGATTGCGAACCTGCGCGAGATCCACTGGGAGACGATGGGCTTCAACTACATCATGGTCTTCTCCCCCAACACCCTCGCCGCCGCGCCGCACAGCCTGACCGCGACGATCGAGATGCAGGACCGTTATCAGGGCGCAGTGACGCGCGCGCTGCTCGCTGCCTTCCCCTCCGCCTCGATCATCGCCACGCGGGAGATTGTGGGACAGGTGCGGACCATCCTCGATCAGATGGCGGCGGCGATCCTGTTGTCGGCGTCGGTCGCGATTCTGGCCGGGATCGCGGTGCTGGTGGGTGCCATTGCCGCCTCACGCGCAGCGCGAACCTATGACAGCACCATCCTCAAGACGCTGGGCGCCACGCGCGCGCAGGTGCTGGGGGCACAGGCGGTCGAATATGCGCTGCTGGCCGCCGTTCTGGCCGCGCTGGCGCTGGCGCTGGGTATCGGCGCGGCGTGGTTCGTGATCGTGCAGGTGTTCGAATTCGGCTGGGCGCCCGATTGGGCCACCGTGCTGGCGACGCTGCTGGGCGGTGCGATGCTGACGCTGGGCATCGGCCTGGCCGGGAGCTGGCCGGTGCTGTCGGCACGCCCAGCTGCGGTGCTCAGGCGGCTTTAA
- a CDS encoding arylesterase — protein sequence MKSPLSYLVAAALVQSLGACSAEPTAPTPAATAEAADQRLVLAFGDSLYAGYGVLPQQSFPYVLEQRLRASGVPATVRNAGVSGDTTAAGLRRLAFTLDGLSRKPDLAIVGQGGNDMLRGLDPAETRANLDAICAELQRRGIPILLTGMRAAPNLGADYVKAFEGIYPDLARKYDALLDPFFLEGVVTQSALMLPDRIHPNPQGIERIADRVTPLVARALAPSRSS from the coding sequence ATGAAATCCCCGCTGTCATATCTGGTTGCGGCGGCACTCGTCCAATCGCTTGGCGCCTGTTCCGCCGAACCCACCGCCCCGACACCCGCCGCCACGGCGGAGGCGGCCGATCAGCGGCTGGTGCTGGCATTCGGTGACAGCCTGTATGCAGGTTATGGCGTCTTGCCGCAGCAATCCTTTCCCTATGTGCTTGAGCAGCGATTGCGCGCCAGCGGGGTGCCCGCGACGGTTCGCAACGCGGGCGTGTCGGGGGATACGACGGCGGCGGGGCTGAGGCGGCTTGCCTTCACGCTGGACGGATTGTCGCGCAAGCCCGATCTGGCGATCGTCGGACAGGGCGGCAACGACATGCTGCGCGGGCTCGACCCGGCCGAGACGCGCGCGAACCTGGACGCCATTTGCGCCGAATTGCAGCGCCGGGGCATCCCGATCCTGCTGACCGGGATGCGTGCGGCCCCCAATCTGGGTGCCGATTACGTCAAGGCGTTCGAGGGCATCTATCCCGATCTGGCGCGCAAATATGACGCGCTGCTCGACCCCTTCTTCCTCGAAGGGGTGGTGACGCAATCCGCGCTGATGCTGCCCGACCGCATCCATCCCAATCCGCAGGGGATCGAGCGTATTGCCGACCGGGTTACGCCGCTGGTCGCGCGTGCGCTGGCCCCCTCCCGTTCGTCATAA
- a CDS encoding ABC transporter ATP-binding protein, producing the protein MSQSYTAPDIAIRARNVTLSLGSREAPTAILRGIDLNVASGSSVAILGPSGSGKSSLMAILSGLERASGGSVEVAGVDFTALDEDGLARARRGRIGIVLQAFHLLPTMTALENVAVPLELSGARDAFDRAARELEAVGLGHRTHHYPAQLSGGEQQRVAIARAVAPAPAILFADEPTGNLDEATSADIVALLFARQRAAGATLVMITHDPALAQRCDRIIRMRDGLIAEDSAR; encoded by the coding sequence ATGAGCCAGTCTTACACGGCGCCCGATATCGCGATCCGCGCCCGCAATGTCACCCTGTCGCTGGGCAGTCGCGAGGCACCGACCGCGATCCTGCGCGGCATCGACCTGAACGTGGCGTCGGGGAGCAGCGTCGCCATTCTCGGTCCGTCGGGTTCGGGCAAGTCGTCGCTGATGGCGATCCTGTCGGGGCTGGAACGCGCAAGCGGCGGTTCGGTCGAGGTTGCGGGCGTCGATTTCACGGCACTGGACGAAGACGGGCTGGCGCGGGCCCGACGCGGGCGGATCGGCATCGTGCTTCAGGCCTTTCACCTGTTGCCGACCATGACCGCGTTGGAAAATGTCGCCGTACCGCTTGAACTGTCGGGCGCGCGCGATGCCTTTGACCGCGCCGCACGCGAGCTTGAGGCGGTGGGGCTGGGCCACCGGACCCATCATTATCCCGCGCAGCTGTCGGGCGGGGAGCAGCAGCGCGTCGCCATCGCGCGCGCGGTCGCTCCTGCCCCCGCCATCCTGTTCGCCGACGAGCCAACCGGTAATCTGGACGAGGCGACCAGCGCCGACATCGTCGCGTTGCTGTTCGCGCGCCAGCGGGCGGCGGGGGCGACATTGGTGATGATCACCCATGATCCCGCCTTGGCCCAGCGTTGCGACCGCATCATCCGCATGCGCGACGGCCTGATCGCCGAAGACAGCGCCCGATGA
- the topA gene encoding type I DNA topoisomerase produces MQLVIVESPAKAKTIEKYLGGDYRVLASYGHIRDLPPKDGSVNPDDGFAMEWETYADKSRQLKAITDEAKKADRLILATDPDREGEAISWHVQEVLAKKKALPKSVERVTFNAITKAAVTEAMARPRELDTDLIDAYRARRALDYLVGFTLSPVLWRKLPGAKSAGRVQSVALRLIVEREREIEGFTPQEYWSVTAEMEADGTRFQARLARFDGDKLDRLSISDEATAMRAKAAVEEGRFTVTSVETKPATRNPPPPFTTSTLQQEAARKLGFSASHTMRVAQNLYEDGAITYMRTDGVQMDGSAIQDARKAIAGRYDASYVPDKPRQYQTKAKNAQEAHEAIRPTDFSRDRAGTGDHARLYELIWKRALASQMASARMERTAVEMEDGTGRHMLRATGQVVLFPGYLALYEEGRDDEGDEDSRRLPMLRSGDAPAKQDVSAEQHFTQPPPRFSEASLVKRLEELGIGRPSTYASIIQVLKDRNYVRTEKNRFHAEESGRLLTAFLERFFEKYVSYDFTAGLEEELDDVSGGRAEWQAVLSDFWRDFHPRTDEVMEQKPSDITAELDKFLEPYLFPKKADGGDPRLCPNCGEGRLALRGGRFGAFVACSNYPECKYTRRFAQPGGGSGDDTGPETLGNDPETGLPVERKSGRFGPYIQLGEGKDAKRASIPKDVPELDLEMALKLLSLPRSIGNHPETGEAITASIGRYGPYLAHNGKYARLSSTAEVFETGMNAAVVKLAEAAQGGGRAARTAQAPLKVLGAHPTSGGEVKLMEGRYGPYVTDGTTNATLPKSADKDALTLEEAVALIDAKAASAPAKGKKGAKKAPAKKAAPKKAAAKKALAKKAAAKKAD; encoded by the coding sequence ATGCAACTCGTCATCGTCGAATCGCCCGCCAAGGCGAAAACCATCGAGAAATATCTGGGCGGCGATTATCGCGTGCTCGCCTCCTACGGTCATATACGCGACCTGCCGCCAAAGGACGGGTCGGTGAATCCCGATGATGGTTTCGCGATGGAGTGGGAAACCTATGCCGACAAATCGCGCCAGCTGAAGGCGATCACGGACGAGGCGAAAAAGGCCGACCGACTGATCCTGGCGACTGACCCTGACCGGGAGGGCGAGGCGATTTCGTGGCACGTGCAGGAAGTGCTGGCCAAGAAAAAGGCGCTGCCGAAATCGGTCGAACGTGTGACGTTCAATGCGATCACCAAGGCCGCCGTAACCGAGGCGATGGCCCGCCCGCGCGAGCTGGATACCGACCTGATCGACGCATATCGCGCGCGCCGGGCGCTGGATTATCTGGTGGGCTTTACCCTGTCGCCAGTGCTGTGGCGCAAGCTGCCGGGTGCGAAGTCGGCGGGGCGCGTCCAGTCGGTGGCGCTGCGCCTGATCGTCGAGCGGGAGCGCGAGATCGAGGGTTTTACCCCGCAGGAATATTGGTCGGTTACCGCCGAGATGGAGGCCGATGGCACCCGGTTCCAGGCGCGGCTGGCCCGATTCGATGGCGACAAGCTGGACCGGCTGTCGATCAGCGACGAAGCCACCGCGATGCGCGCCAAAGCGGCGGTCGAGGAGGGGCGCTTCACCGTCACCTCGGTCGAGACCAAGCCCGCGACGCGCAACCCGCCGCCGCCCTTCACCACATCGACCCTGCAACAGGAAGCCGCGCGCAAGCTGGGCTTTTCGGCCAGCCATACGATGCGGGTCGCGCAAAATCTGTATGAGGACGGCGCGATCACGTACATGCGCACCGACGGCGTGCAGATGGACGGATCGGCCATTCAGGACGCGCGCAAGGCGATCGCCGGACGGTATGACGCCAGCTATGTCCCCGACAAGCCGCGCCAGTACCAGACCAAGGCCAAGAACGCGCAGGAAGCGCATGAGGCGATTCGCCCCACCGATTTCAGCCGCGACCGGGCCGGGACCGGCGACCATGCGCGCCTGTACGAACTGATCTGGAAGCGCGCGCTGGCCAGCCAGATGGCATCCGCCCGCATGGAGCGCACCGCCGTCGAGATGGAGGACGGCACCGGCCGCCACATGCTGCGCGCGACCGGCCAGGTGGTGCTGTTTCCCGGCTATCTGGCGCTGTACGAGGAAGGCCGTGACGACGAGGGGGACGAGGATTCGCGCCGCCTGCCGATGCTGCGTTCGGGGGACGCGCCGGCCAAGCAGGACGTGTCCGCCGAACAGCATTTCACCCAGCCGCCGCCCCGCTTTTCGGAAGCGTCGCTGGTCAAGCGGCTGGAGGAGCTGGGGATCGGGCGCCCGTCCACCTATGCCTCGATCATTCAGGTGCTGAAGGATCGCAATTACGTCCGCACCGAAAAGAACCGCTTCCATGCCGAGGAAAGCGGGCGGCTGCTGACGGCGTTCCTGGAACGGTTCTTCGAGAAATATGTCAGCTACGACTTCACCGCCGGGCTGGAGGAGGAGCTGGACGACGTGTCGGGCGGCCGTGCCGAATGGCAGGCGGTGCTGTCCGATTTCTGGCGCGACTTCCACCCGCGCACCGACGAGGTGATGGAGCAGAAGCCGTCGGACATCACGGCCGAACTGGACAAGTTTCTCGAACCCTATCTCTTCCCCAAAAAGGCCGATGGCGGCGACCCGCGCCTGTGCCCGAATTGCGGCGAAGGGCGACTTGCACTGCGCGGCGGTCGGTTTGGGGCGTTTGTTGCTTGCTCCAACTATCCCGAATGCAAATATACCCGCCGCTTCGCACAGCCGGGCGGTGGTTCGGGGGACGATACCGGGCCGGAAACGCTGGGCAACGACCCGGAAACGGGCCTGCCGGTCGAGCGCAAGTCGGGTCGCTTCGGACCTTATATCCAGCTGGGTGAGGGGAAGGACGCCAAGCGGGCTTCGATCCCCAAGGACGTTCCTGAACTTGATCTGGAAATGGCGCTGAAGCTGCTCAGCCTGCCGCGCAGCATCGGCAACCACCCGGAAACGGGCGAAGCGATCACCGCCTCGATCGGGCGATATGGCCCGTATCTGGCGCATAACGGCAAATATGCGCGCCTGTCCTCGACCGCCGAGGTGTTCGAGACGGGCATGAACGCCGCCGTCGTCAAGCTGGCCGAAGCCGCGCAGGGCGGCGGGCGGGCTGCGCGTACGGCACAGGCGCCGCTCAAGGTGCTGGGCGCTCACCCGACCAGCGGTGGCGAGGTCAAGCTGATGGAGGGCCGCTATGGTCCCTATGTCACCGACGGGACGACCAACGCCACGTTGCCCAAGTCAGCCGACAAGGATGCGCTGACGCTGGAGGAGGCGGTGGCGCTTATCGACGCCAAGGCTGCCAGCGCACCCGCCAAGGGCAAGAAGGGAGCGAAAAAGGCGCCTGCGAAGAAGGCCGCACCCAAAAAGGCGGCTGCGAAAAAGGCCCTTGCGAAAAAGGCGGCTGCCAAGAAGGCGGACTGA